TGTTTGCTGTTCCTTTAATAGGATTATAATTATTAAAAATATAACATTAAAATAATCATATGGAAATATTAGAATCAGTCTAGAATTGTTTAAATACTGCTAGTTGCCTAGATTTATAGCTCAAAGTATATCCAAGAAAATTACACTTCAAAACATAATTCTGTTAAATTTTCAATATCCTTGAAACTTTATATATATAGTTTTTCAAGTGCCAAAATTTAGGGTATAAGCGTCTGTACAGGGAATTGCCAAGGCGCAAGCAGAAGCTAGTGAGTGCTTTGCTCTTCAACTACTTGAGAAGGGAAAAAAAGTGCAGGCTAGAATTGCCTGCAACTAGAGAGGTCAGCTTCACTTAAGGCAGCGTCAATCTTTCACTTTAATGGCATACGGCGCATCTTGGTTGGGCAGCCAGTGCAGTTCTCTGGTATCTAGGTTCAAAGCGCACAGTTTGCCGAATTCTTCATTCTTGTAGTACACGCAGCCGGCATCTAGGTTGATGGCGCCTTTGGGTTTGTGGCATAGGCGTTCAATGGTTTTCTGCGGAACCGGCAAATGGCCGTGCACCAATAATCTATGGCCCATTTTGGCGGCGGTAGGCTGCTGGCGCTTGGTGTTCATTAAAGTGTGGTTGTCGGTGGCGAGCAGGTTGGGGCGGGAGAAATTAAGCCCGGCGTGTACCAGTACATAATCCTCCAACACCACCAGCAAAGGTAGGTTCTGCACAAACGTGCGGTACAACTCCGGAATTTCAGCAAAAGAGGTAACCCCGAAGTTCTCCAGGGTTTTGGCTTTGTCCTCGCCGGAAAGCCAGACGGCCTGCTCTCCTTTAGAAACAGCGTCTAGCAGCAGTTGGTCATGGTTGCCGCGCAGGCAGGTGAGTTGGAAACCGTTACGTTGCAGTTCAAAGATATACTCCAGCACGCCTTTGCTGTCTGGGCCTTTGTTGATGTAGTCGCCTAATAAATAGAGATGGTCTGTGGGTTGCAGGCGCAGCACATCTTGCAACATGGTTTTAAAGGTTTTCAGGCAGCCATGGATGTCGGTGAGGGCGTAACGGGCCATTTAATGTGCTGATTTAAGCAGTTATTTAGCAAGTGGGCACATTTAAAAACCGATTCTGAATGAGTTACGATTTAATGGTTTTTCAGAAAAATGCCGCTCCACTAAAAAAGAAAGAATTTTTGGAGTGGTATGAAAATCAAACCGAATGGTCAGAAGACCACAGTTATGATGACCCTGCAAACGCTTCTGATGATTTACGGAATTGGTATGTAGAAATGCAAGCATTCTTCCCTGATTTAAATGGTCCTGACACAGGTGATGATGCTGTGAATTCGAATGAAACGGACTATAGTATCGGAAGAAATGTGATTTATGCGGCATTTAACTGGTCCCAAGCAGAAACAGCTTTTCAAAAAACGATAGAATTAGCCGCAAAACACAATGTTGGTTTGGTAGTGGTTTACAATGTATGATGCTTTGATTTTTGGTTGTTTCGGTAGTTGAACATTAGGTTTAAGCTCGCATCATGGTTCTCCTTTTTCTTGGAGAAGCAGGTCGTTTTCCTGACCAGCCTCCTGTTCCTGGCCCTGAGGCAGGTATTTACCCCTTCTATATTTTTTGTGTAAGCCTTGCCCACCTTGTGTTTCTCTGTAGGTATCACCTGGGCGAAGGCTCTCCAATGGTCGGTGCAGTATTCTCCAATGTGTGCTTTCTCCAGCTTCTTGAGCAGCTTCCTCACAGTTGCTGCGCTCCTGGGGCCGCAACTGTAAGCCAAAACCTCATCCGTCTCGGGGCAGTAGGCATACAAAAGCCAGTACTTCCCTTTCCTGCGCCTGCCCACGTAGCTCCAGACCTCGTCTATCTGCACCGACTCGTAGCAGCGCCGCGCCGGTGCGATGCTGAGTCGGCTGCCTTGCCGGCACA
This region of Rufibacter sp. LB8 genomic DNA includes:
- a CDS encoding metallophosphoesterase family protein; this encodes MARYALTDIHGCLKTFKTMLQDVLRLQPTDHLYLLGDYINKGPDSKGVLEYIFELQRNGFQLTCLRGNHDQLLLDAVSKGEQAVWLSGEDKAKTLENFGVTSFAEIPELYRTFVQNLPLLVVLEDYVLVHAGLNFSRPNLLATDNHTLMNTKRQQPTAAKMGHRLLVHGHLPVPQKTIERLCHKPKGAINLDAGCVYYKNEEFGKLCALNLDTRELHWLPNQDAPYAIKVKD
- a CDS encoding IS1 family transposase codes for the protein MFEVLIKINCPHCQSSKVVKNGKKKNGAQNLLCHSCRKQFQATYQYKGADPATKQLMVRLLERNNGIRDIEALLGVSRKCILDNLCRQGSRLSIAPARRCYESVQIDEVWSYVGRRRKGKYWLLYAYCPETDEVLAYSCGPRSAATVRKLLKKLEKAHIGEYCTDHWRAFAQVIPTEKHKVGKAYTKNIEGVNTCLRARNRRLVRKTTCFSKKKENHDASLNLMFNYRNNQKSKHHTL